In Erythrolamprus reginae isolate rEryReg1 chromosome 9, rEryReg1.hap1, whole genome shotgun sequence, the genomic window aacccaagccaggAAAAATTTTCTAGGAaagttgagagcggcacgaaggccgggccagtttcctgtcattcccactgggtttctctctctggcgcagtgtatgggaggcagcctcgtgctgggtgtatgggatgTGCATGCTCTTCCTCgctgcctcaaagtccctcttattttttttaagccttaaagttttggatatttttgattcccctcaccttaccttcttccttcggcagtgactgtcctcctcctcctcttcctcctcctcctcccacccaaatcctgagcttttatttctttcctaatgggtttgcatgcattatttgcttttacattgattcctatgggaaaaattgcttctgcttacaaacttttctacttaagaacctgatcacggaacaaattaagttctttagtagaggtaccactgtatttaattttgGTATAAATCATTTTTCCTCACTGCcaactttctaattttgtcatccaaataaaccaattgtcttctaattgaaggtacactgtattgtatgaatgaatgtggagagaaagagagagaaaaaattaccCCTAAAAGTATTTTGTGACATTTAAGGAATTAGTCTGCCCAACGTCTGTGTTTTAATATaatcttgcctttcgtaaacttcttaaaacccacctctgccatcaggcatgggggaactgagacatctccccttgcctatgtagttttatgtatggaatgtttgtgtgtatgtttttatataagtgtttttttaggtttttaatgtaaaattgttcttttagacttaatattagatttgtcattgtatattgttttatcactgctgtgagctgccccaagtctgcggagaggggcgacatacaaatctaattaataataataatgataataataataataataataataataataataataataataatctggaatCCTAGGTGGCAGGACAAAGAAAAAATCtagaaagaaatatggagggaaCTCCATTTGCTGTTCTTGATTCTTGGGGCTAGAACCTTTGATATGTATTAAAGATTTGAATCTGAGTTAACTGTTTACACCAAGGTCCACTTTGCAGAGCAGGACAATGGAGACCGCTGATTGGTTGGCCCAGCCTGCAGCCCTCTATTTAAAGAGAGCTCTGCCAAACTGGTCTTTTGCTGGATTCTACTACTTGCTATAAAGGGCTGTTTAACTACACTACTGTCCACCCTCTTCAGTATGATAACTTAACAGCCTTCAAAAGATTCTTCATTGGTCCTTCAgagttgccttattttttttccttacaaaATGTTTTTCGTAAGATACACAGAGGTTGGAAATTTTGAGACAGAAAGTAAAGAACAAGACCAGAATTTTTCATGCGTGCAATGATTTATTGGAGGCTTCATCCACCTCTCGGAGAATTAAGAGCGGGTGACATTATGGTGAGACAGATCACCAGGGAATCCGACGGCCCAACTGATCCAGAAGGGTCCCATTGTCATCTTCACAAAGCTTGGACAGCACAACCATGATGTCTCGTGTGCTCTCTTCCACAGTGATTtccggctgccacaaagaaagagttaataagatttaaaagaatCAATTCTATTCAGCCCAAAACCTCATCTAAGCAGATGAGCAAAATGCAGTTAAAACTCTTGACCATAAATGTTCCAACTCGGAACGTAGAAGGATTTGTGTTAAACTGGccagggagaaatgttgggggttaggggttgacataattgagtccggcaatgagttccacgcttcgataactcgactgttgaaatcatattttttacagtcaagtttggagcggttcgtattaagtttgaacctgttgcgtgctcttgtgttgttgcgggtgaagctgaagtagtcattgaccggtaagacgttgcagcgtatgatcttgtgggcaatactcattGTTGGTTGGGAGAACCATGACATGAAGAAGAGGTACATAATGCAAAACAGTGTCAATATTTTTAATTACAGGTCAAAAGCTAATAAGTAATTGAAAGTCCAGGGTCTGCGGTTAAGAAGCTAAGACCCAAGGCTTCTAGCGTTGttgttttagcaatagcacttagatttatatgctgctttgcagccctctctaagcagtttacagagtcagcatattggccccagcaatctgggtcctcattttatccacctcggaaggatagaaggctgattcagccttcagcctggtgagattcgaactgctaaaTTACAAGCAGCTGGCAGTCAACGGAGGTAGCCtgcaagtactgcactctatctatctatctatctatctatctatctatctatctatctatctatctatctatccttgtggtgtgaccagaacaatctagaactgaacacactcaaaaccgtagaaatggtggtagactttaagagaaacccttccacccttccacctctcacaatattagacaacacagtatcaacagtagagaccttcaaatttctaggttctatcatatctcaagacctaaaatggtcatctaacatcaaaaacatcatcaaaaaagcacaacaaagcatgttctttctgcgccagctcaggaagctcaaactgcccaaggagctgctgatacagttctacagaggaatcattgagtctgtcatctgcacctctataactgtctggtttggtgctgcaacccaacaggaccgacacagacttcagaggagaatcagaactgcagaaaaaacaattgctgccaacctgccttccattgaggacctgtatacggcacgagtcaaaaagagggcggggaaaatatttactgacccctcacatcctggacacaaattgtttcaactcctaccctcaaaacgtcgctacagagcactgcacaccaagacaactagacataagaacagtttttttccgaatgccatcactctactaaacaaataattccctcaacactgtcagactttttactaaatctgtacttctattctactagtttttctcatcattcctatcagccatttcctcccatgttgacttatgactataacttgttgcttatatcctaagatttttattaatattgcttcttcattgtttatttgacccctgtgacaatcattcagtgtcgtaccacatgatcttgacaaatgtatattttattttatgtacgctgagagcatatgcaccaagacaaattccttgtgtgtccaatcacacttggccaataaaaattctattctattctattctattctaaaagttgTGCCACTGAGGCTCTAACATTATTTGTGCAGTTAGTTGAATAAACTAAGAGAACCATGATGAATCGTGCCTTGCCAAGGCAGGAACTAAGTCAATAAATTTCTTCTAATATTTGTAAAGCGGAACTTTTATCATTTGCTATGCTAATTTTTCATTCGTCCATTATGTCTTCTAAAATAAATGGGTCAACCTTACCTTGAGTCTTAAATATGAGGAGGATGGAGTCATTGTCATTTCATATGTAAGCATATGCTTTCCTGCAGAAATCGTGTTTTTTGCATATAGGAAATAGAGTAACCTTTACCGAAGGATTTGACACTTGTGTTTTTGCTCCAGcacattattaaataaaataaaatactaaaaacaCAAACAATCAGAACGCTAAAACTTTCAGGGACTCATCTGTACGCAATTCATTTTTTGGGGGGTATGTCGAAATAGATATCTTAATACGCCTTAGAATGTGTTGTACTTTTTCCAATGCGTACAAACTTACAATGGGGTTCTTAGGGGTTTTAACTGAGCCTGGATGGATGGCGACACTCATAATCCCATCGGCTGCATACTCAAGAGACTGGGCCTTGGTGATCATGTTCAAAGCAGTCTGTgtgagcaaagcaaaacaaacgcCAGTTATGAAGACACAAAGGGAGGAAAGGGTTAAAATAGtttccaataacacttggccaacaaagtattctattctattctattctgttctgttctatccagtcgttctattctattccattccattctattccattcttattctattttccctactctatactctatactctactctttctactctattctacattctactctacattctaaattctaaattctaaattccacgattgacctctccaggttcctaagaggtcagtaaggggcgtacataagtgcaccagtgtgccttttgtcccctgtccaattgtctctcctttaactcatatatcttttcttcctttcatatatcttctcctctatttttatatcttttcttctatctttttctttatatatattactacatgtctattctcaaTATGtcccggaccagattatctcagggaccaccttctgctgcacgaatcccagcgaccagttaggtcccacagagtgggtcttctccgggtcccgtcaactaaactatgtcgcttggtgggacccaggggaagagccttctctgtggcggccccggccctctggaaccaactccccccagagattagaattgcccccacccgccttgcctttcgtaagcttcttaaaacccacccctgccgtcaggcataggggaactgagatactctttccccctaggcctttacaattttatgcatggtatgtctgtatgtatgtttggttttataataagggtttttaactgttttaatattggattgttatatgctgtttttattactgttgttagccgccacgagtctacggagaggggcggcatacaaatcaaataaataaataaataaataagtgagtgagtgagtgagtgagtgagtgagtgagtgagtgagtgagtgggtgagtgagtgagtgagtgaatgagtaagtaagtaaataaataaataaataaagaatgaatgaataaataaataaataaataatgtattggacaaacaaacaaacaaattctattctattctcaggtAGCTTCATATAGAAACACATTAGGCACCTTACTGCAGCGGTATCCAATTGCCGGTAAACGATCCCAATAAGCCATGAGTTCAATTGAGCCTAGATTGCTGGACATATTGATAATGGCCGCCTTGCTGCTGCTCAGCCCTTGACATGGGCTTCTCCGGGCTGCCTTCTTCAACAGGGGTAGAAGTGCcttagagaaagaagaaaagaaaggaggaattgCAGTTAGAAGTAGGGGCTTCCGTGCCCCTTTCAAGCACAAAGGGATTATCTCCATTAAACTCAGCTGGCACCAATGTTCTGAACTCTGGAGAATTGTGAATTGAACATTTGCAGATTTGGTGCACCTGAGATTAGGTACATCCCAAGACATCACTGCAACTGCACAGGTTTCTCTCCAGTCACTATCAAACTCTGAGAAGTTGTGTGTGATTTTGACCACAAAGTGTCTcgctaaagtacagtggtacctctacttacaaacttaatttgttccgtgaccaggttcttaagtagaaaagtttgtcagaagaagcaattttccccataggaatcaatgtaaaagcaaataatgtgtgcgattggggaaaccacagggagggtggaggccctgtttccacccaggagattcctagagaggccctgcagaggcttctccctgccttttctggcactgtttcctaccaggagattcctagagaggccccactgaggcttctccctgccttttccagttacagttttgaaggctcgggtttgtaagtggaaaatggttcttgagacgagacaaaaaacttgaacacctggttcttatctagaaaagtttgtaagtagaggtgttcttaggtagaggtacctctgtttAACAGCAATCTGGGAGGTTTCCCCCACCTGCCCCCATCCCAACACTCCCTAAAAGGGAAGAGCTACTCCAATGTTTCATCCTCTTCCCAAATCAATGTACAATTTCTACTACTTGCTCTTTGCTCTCCAGTTATACTGAATTCCAGCCCTCGATCTTGTTTTGAAAGGTGTTTTGTTCCATCAACAAACCTGACTCATCAGCAGAGGCCCAATGGTATTGACAGAATATAGTGTCATCATACTCTTGGCATTTTCTGCTTGCAGGTCTTTGAAGTCCAAAAGGCCGGCATTGTTGTACAGGAGGGTCAGCCCACCTTCTCCAACACACTTTTCCACTTCTTTCCGAGCTGCTTGGATGCTTTCGAGATTAGTAACATCTAAGGAAAAGTTTTCGTAAGCAACGTAATTTCTAAATCTGAAAAACACAGCTTTATGCAGAACCTCTTCCCTCCGCAGTGTGATACAGGTGTTACATGATGATGTCAAACACCCAACCATGGAGTTTGTCAGAGTATATTCATAAACTGGAATAGGGCATAACAACAAGGTCAGCTATATATCAGAGATttccttcctttttgcctcttggcaaaaataaacttattaaaaaaataataaaataaaagataaacttTTTTTATAGTTGTCAACTACTGTATAATCTATAAGTGCAAcgtatttctttttcattatcagcaaaaatatgtcacacacacacatatgtgtgtgtattatCTTGCCTCTGTATTATATCTTGCTTTTGTGAATATTACTTCTGTGATCATTGAGCCTTCATTAGAAACAcaaaaatatagaagattgacggcagaaaaagacctcattgtccattttgtctgcccttatactatttcctgtattttatcttaggatggatatatgtttattccaggcatgtttaaattcaattactgttccaagcatctactactcttttagttaaataatattttctcacgttgctttcccccaactaacttcagattgtgcccccttgtttttgtgttcagtttcctattaaatacacttccctcctgaaccttatttaaccctttaacatatttaaatgttttgataatATCCCCATCTGTCATCCACATTCTACTGTATGGTATTGTATATAAGGAAGTTTCTTATATAGAATTGAATCCTGCTGAAGTTAATTTACCTGTGTACTGCAAAACTCTGCCAAGAGTTTTATTTGGCTTCTCCCACTCTTAGAGAGGGGtattagtttatttttaattgggGGAGTGTCACATAACAACTACTCAACCTGAAAGAAACCATAGTGAATGTTGATCCATCCTTTCTGCAAAATATAGTTTGCAATCAAAAAGTGTATTAGATTCAGTTAGAACTGAACAAGGTTCTTGGATGGGAAAAtaacggtagggaaagcaagtaggatgcttggctgcatagctagaggtatagtatgagggcagactagatggaccatgaggtctttttctgccgtcagtcttctatgtttctatgtttctataacaagcaggaagatgaagattatgatcccgctatatagagtgctggtgagaccacatttggagtactgtgttcagttctggaaacctcacctacaaaaagatacagtattgacaaaattgaacgggtccaaagacgggctacaagaatggtggaaggtcttaagcataaaacgtatcaggaaagacttcatggactcaatctgtatagtctggaggacagaagggaaaggggggacatgatcgaaacatttaaatatgtcaaagggttaaataaggtccaggagggaagtgtttttaataggaaagtgaacacaagaacaaggggacacaatctgaagttagttgggggaaagatgaaaagcaacatgagaaaatattatttttctgaaagagtagtagatccttggaacaaacttccagcagacgtggtgggtaaatccacagtaactgaatttaaacatgcctgggataaacatatatccatcctaagataaaacacaggaaatagtataagggcagactacatggaccatgaggtctttttctgccgtcagacttctatgtttctatgtttctataacaaagattcagttagaactgaagaaacttgttggatgagaagtgaaatgtttttttcGGGAGGGGGGGGTGTCCAGTTTCCTTTTAGGAAAAAACACCTTggaacaatcatgacctggatggttgagaatTCCAAAGACATCAAAGATGCCTGTCTTGGAAGTTCCCATATCTTACCTTGTTTAATTAAATGCTCCAGAGAAAACTCCCTTAGTATCTGGAGGCATCTAAGTTAAAATACTTTTGTATCTATGAAGCTGATTTGGGTGGAACCAGACACTTCATGAGAAGTCAACCAGGGATGTTACAAGTTTGGTTAGTTCCAATTATGACTCTGAACTGCAAACTCTGGGCATTTCTGAAAAACCCAATTTGTCCCATTTTCACAGGGCCCTTGAAACTTACCTAATTGCAACACTACCAGATTCGAATATTTGCAAGCCAGCTCTCTTACCTcctggagaagaaaaaaaaagatcataGTTTTGCCTGGAGATAACATTCACACTCACAGTCTCAACAAGCAGCAAATAATGATTTGAGCTGGATGTCAAAGAGTACAATTTCAAAAGGAAGAACCAGCAGCAAATTGTTCCATTTTTACTTCATTAGATGGCAGCTGTGCAATATTCTTGACTGGTCCACAAAAACACCTCAAGAAACCACATTAAGGATGAATGCTCATGGGATCCTAGTTCACTCAATGTAACTCAACCAGATATGACTCTAAAAAAACATTTCCACACCCGACTGCTGATTAAAACCTTTTTCTAAGTGGAGAGATCACTAGCCAAACCTTTATTAAAGAAGAAACTCTGTTCAGAGCAAGATAAAGAGAGTTAAGTAATGTAGGATGCCATGTTGTTGATTTTCGGGGTTCTAAATCTTGAATGGTCTCTACCTCCTTTGAACCAGCGAGCACATCTGGAATTCTGAGTCTTAACTTTGAGAATAACTGCCAGGGCATATCTGGACAATTAGGAGCAAAATGGCCCTAGTGCAGGGGTGTCCAACTCAAAGCCCAGGGGTCACATCCAGCCTGCGggttgcttagatctggtctgtgGGGCCATCTGGAAATAGTGTAGGACCAGCCCACAGTGCCACAATTTTCACTTGCAGAGGACTGTAGgcaagggtgggttccatttaccctCACCAATGGTTCACAtcgtgagaccacacttggagtactgtgttcagttttggagacctcaaaaagatattgataaaattgaacgggtcgaaagacgggctacaaaaatggtggaaggtcttaagcataaaacctatcaggaaagacttaatgaagtccatctgtatagtctggaggacagaaggaaaaggggggacatgattgaaatatttaagtatgttaaagggttaaataaggttcaggagggaattgtttttaataggaaagtgaacacaagaacaagggggcacaatctgaggttagttgggggaaagatcagaagcaac contains:
- the LOC139171895 gene encoding C-signal-like, translated to MAELADFCVFSVLVTGSNRGIGLGLVKRFLELPSPPQWVFATTRDMEAGKSKEVRELACKYSNLVVLQLDVTNLESIQAARKEVEKCVGEGGLTLLYNNAGLLDFKDLQAENAKSMMTLYSVNTIGPLLMSQALLPLLKKAARRSPCQGLSSSKAAIINMSSNLGSIELMAYWDRLPAIGYRCSKTALNMITKAQSLEYAADGIMSVAIHPGSVKTPKNPIPEITVEESTRDIMVVLSKLCEDDNGTLLDQLGRRIPW